Proteins encoded by one window of Chondromyces crocatus:
- the mutS gene encoding DNA mismatch repair protein MutS, with product MSAPVSSPARKKLTPVMRQYEDAKAVHPDAILFFRLGDFYEMFNEDAVLVSRTLNLTLTSRNKGEPGEYPMAGVPYHAAHGYVARLIALGHKVAICEQIGDPSKIKGLVPRQVVRVITPGLVTESEQLDARANHYLAAVDGMSTASGAAMAGQGYGLALLDFSTGELSAAILPDAATLLAELARSEPREVLFGGGLEELRAAAAAVIPHAAQRADEDLETAHVGPTLDEAAAEPIAEQALAEHPLIACRAAARVLRFARRCSPGARVPVRRIAPYDASGTLRIDETAQIHLELVKASDGGRRGSLLDVIDASVTPAGARLLRRRVLTPLTDVAAIRRRLDAVDLFVNHPRARAELREALGGVGDLERLAVRALLGEATPRDLGGLRDGLSSAPAAIAAVRSIPDVEGGLVERPAAERTPATAASGDARDEPLGADVDPVSELLTELAAALVERPPPHGREGGIFREGYDVELDEARALEKSGTEHIMALEAKLRGQTGAPSLRIRYTRVFGWYIEVTKAHLSKVPETFRRKQTVATGERYTSDELDDLADRIEHAGARALEREASLFERLVRNVAMASDRVRVLARRFAEWDVAAALADVAHRHDYARPHVTAGEALDIQAGRHPVVERYAAAGNFVPNDTKLDLAEERLWLITGPNMAGKSTLMRQVALIVVLAQMGSYVPARAAEIGVVDRILSRVGASDNVARGESTFMVEMRETATILREATRRSLVILDEIGRGTSTYDGLAIAWAVAEHLHEVVGCRAMFATHYHELTELARRGSGIANHSVSAREHGDDVIFLHKLEAGPASRSYGVAVARLAGVPEGVLARARAILGTLEGGAALPGGKHASLRGRSRSGAVQLDLFAEARPVVSAEQSAVMDTLRAVDIERLTPLDALQLVVKLKGLLGAS from the coding sequence ATGTCTGCGCCCGTCTCGTCTCCCGCTCGCAAGAAGCTGACCCCCGTGATGCGTCAGTACGAGGACGCGAAGGCGGTTCATCCCGACGCGATCCTGTTCTTCCGGCTGGGCGACTTCTACGAGATGTTCAACGAGGACGCGGTGCTCGTCTCTCGGACGCTCAACCTCACGTTGACCAGCCGCAACAAGGGTGAGCCCGGTGAGTACCCGATGGCTGGCGTCCCGTACCACGCGGCCCATGGCTACGTGGCGAGGCTGATCGCGCTGGGTCACAAGGTGGCGATCTGCGAGCAGATCGGAGATCCTTCGAAGATCAAAGGCCTGGTGCCACGCCAGGTGGTCCGGGTCATCACCCCGGGGCTGGTCACGGAGAGCGAGCAGCTCGACGCTCGGGCCAACCACTACCTGGCCGCCGTCGATGGGATGAGCACAGCGTCCGGGGCTGCGATGGCAGGGCAAGGCTATGGGCTGGCCCTGCTGGATTTCTCGACGGGTGAGCTCTCGGCAGCCATCCTGCCCGACGCTGCGACCTTGCTCGCGGAGCTTGCTCGTTCAGAACCGCGAGAGGTCCTGTTCGGGGGAGGGCTGGAGGAGCTGCGCGCCGCAGCGGCAGCCGTGATCCCTCACGCAGCGCAGCGAGCCGACGAGGACCTGGAGACCGCGCACGTGGGGCCGACGCTGGACGAGGCTGCTGCCGAGCCGATCGCCGAGCAAGCCCTGGCCGAGCATCCCCTCATCGCCTGCAGGGCAGCGGCGCGTGTCCTGCGGTTCGCTCGGCGCTGCTCGCCTGGGGCTCGGGTGCCTGTCCGTCGCATCGCCCCCTATGACGCCTCGGGGACGCTGCGGATCGACGAGACGGCACAGATCCATCTGGAGCTGGTCAAGGCCTCGGATGGAGGCCGTCGTGGGTCGCTGCTCGACGTGATCGACGCGAGCGTCACGCCCGCAGGGGCCAGGTTGCTCCGTCGTCGTGTCCTGACACCGCTCACGGATGTCGCTGCCATTCGCCGTCGGCTCGATGCGGTCGATCTGTTCGTGAACCACCCGCGCGCACGGGCCGAGCTCCGAGAGGCGCTGGGAGGGGTGGGGGATCTGGAGCGGCTCGCGGTGCGGGCGCTGCTCGGCGAGGCGACCCCACGGGATCTCGGTGGGCTCCGTGATGGACTCTCCTCGGCCCCCGCGGCGATCGCTGCGGTGCGATCGATCCCCGACGTCGAGGGGGGGCTGGTCGAGAGGCCGGCTGCAGAGAGGACACCGGCCACCGCGGCTTCTGGAGACGCGCGGGATGAGCCGCTCGGTGCGGATGTCGATCCCGTCTCGGAGCTGCTGACGGAGCTCGCCGCGGCGCTCGTGGAGCGCCCGCCGCCGCACGGTCGCGAAGGCGGGATCTTCCGGGAGGGCTACGATGTGGAGCTGGATGAAGCCCGGGCGCTGGAGAAGAGTGGCACCGAGCACATCATGGCGCTCGAGGCCAAGCTGCGGGGGCAGACGGGGGCGCCGTCCCTCAGGATCCGGTACACGCGGGTCTTCGGCTGGTACATCGAGGTCACCAAGGCGCACCTGTCCAAGGTGCCGGAGACGTTCCGGCGCAAGCAGACCGTGGCCACGGGGGAGCGGTACACGAGCGACGAGCTGGACGACCTGGCGGATCGGATCGAGCACGCCGGGGCGCGGGCGCTCGAGCGAGAGGCCTCCCTGTTCGAGCGGCTGGTCCGCAATGTGGCGATGGCCTCGGATCGGGTCCGCGTTCTGGCGCGCCGCTTCGCCGAGTGGGATGTCGCCGCTGCGCTCGCAGATGTGGCGCACCGCCACGACTATGCACGGCCTCATGTCACGGCAGGAGAGGCGCTGGACATCCAGGCGGGGCGGCACCCGGTGGTGGAGCGCTACGCCGCGGCGGGGAACTTCGTACCCAACGATACGAAGCTGGATCTCGCGGAGGAGCGCCTGTGGCTGATCACGGGCCCGAACATGGCCGGTAAGTCCACGCTGATGCGGCAGGTGGCCCTGATCGTGGTGCTCGCGCAGATGGGCAGCTACGTGCCAGCGCGCGCCGCCGAGATCGGCGTCGTCGATCGCATCCTCTCGCGCGTGGGAGCGAGCGACAACGTGGCCCGGGGCGAGAGCACCTTCATGGTCGAGATGCGGGAGACCGCGACCATCTTGCGTGAGGCGACACGTCGCTCGCTGGTCATCCTCGACGAGATCGGGCGCGGGACGAGCACGTACGATGGCCTGGCGATCGCCTGGGCCGTCGCAGAGCACCTCCACGAGGTCGTGGGCTGTCGGGCCATGTTCGCGACGCACTACCATGAACTGACGGAACTCGCGCGGCGTGGCTCGGGGATCGCCAACCACTCGGTTTCGGCTCGCGAGCACGGTGACGACGTCATCTTCCTTCACAAGCTCGAGGCCGGTCCTGCGAGCAGGAGCTATGGCGTCGCGGTGGCCCGGCTTGCGGGGGTCCCCGAAGGTGTGCTGGCCAGAGCCCGCGCCATCCTCGGTACGCTGGAAGGAGGAGCGGCCTTGCCCGGCGGCAAGCATGCCTCCCTCCGCGGTCGATCGCGCTCCGGGGCGGTACAGCTCGACCTCTTCGCGGAGGCTCGGCCCGTCGTCTCCGCAGAGCAAAGCGCCGTGATGGACACGCTGCGCGCCGTCGACATCGAGCGCCTCACCCCGCTCGACGCCCTCCAGCTCGTCGTGAAGTTGAAGGGGCTCCTGGGCGCCTCGTAG